A stretch of Plesiomonas shigelloides DNA encodes these proteins:
- the rmf gene encoding ribosome modulation factor codes for MKRQKRDRLERAHSRGYFAGLEGRSKELCPYQTLDARSHWLGGWREAMEDRTSNGIK; via the coding sequence ATGAAGAGACAAAAACGGGATCGTTTGGAACGTGCTCATTCACGTGGTTACTTTGCTGGATTAGAAGGGCGTTCGAAAGAGCTTTGCCCGTATCAAACTCTTGATGCGCGATCACATTGGTTAGGCGGTTGGCGCGAAGCAATGGAAGACAGAACGTCAAATGGTATTAAATAG